Proteins encoded together in one Streptomyces sp. B1I3 window:
- the ilvD gene encoding dihydroxy-acid dehydratase: MPQLRSRTVTHGRNMAGARALMRASGVASEDIGKPIIAVANSFTEFVPGHTHLAPVGRIVSEAIKAAGAVPREFNTIAVDDGIAMGHGGMLYSLPSRDLIADSVEYMVEAHCADALICISNCDKITPGMLMAAMRLNIPTVFVSGGPMEAGKATLVDGTVRKLDLVNAISDAVDESISDEDILRIEENACPTCGSCSGMFTANSMNCLTEVLGLSLPGNGSVLATHTARRALYEEAGRTVVDITKRYYEQDDATVLPRAIGTRAAFDNAMALDIAMGGSTNTILHLLAAAEEAELAYDLDDINEVSRRVPCLSKVAPNVAPGGTYYMEDVHRAGGIPALLGELHRGGLLNEDVHSVHSATLAEWLKNWDVRGGSPSPEAVELWHAAPGCVRSATAFSQSERWDTLDLDAAGGCIRDLEHAYSKDGGLAVLKGNLAEDGCVVKTAGVDESIWTFEGPAVVCESQEDAVDKILRKEIKEGDVVVIRYEGPRGGPGMQEMLYPTSFLKGRGLGKSCALVTDGRFSGGTSGLSIGHASPEAASGGTIALVEDGDRIRIDIPGRSIELLVPEGELATRRAALNGVYAPKNRERKVSAALRAYAAMATSADRGAVRDVSKLG, from the coding sequence ATGCCCCAGCTGAGGTCCCGCACTGTCACCCACGGCCGCAACATGGCGGGCGCCCGCGCCCTTATGCGTGCGTCCGGTGTAGCGAGCGAGGACATCGGTAAGCCGATCATCGCGGTGGCCAACTCCTTCACGGAGTTCGTCCCGGGGCACACCCACCTCGCCCCGGTCGGCCGCATCGTCTCCGAGGCGATCAAGGCGGCGGGCGCCGTGCCCCGTGAGTTCAACACGATCGCCGTCGACGACGGCATCGCGATGGGCCACGGCGGGATGCTCTACAGCCTGCCCTCCCGCGACCTGATCGCGGACAGCGTGGAGTACATGGTCGAGGCGCACTGCGCCGACGCACTGATCTGCATCTCCAACTGCGACAAGATCACCCCCGGCATGCTGATGGCCGCGATGCGCCTCAACATCCCGACGGTCTTCGTCTCCGGCGGTCCGATGGAGGCCGGCAAGGCCACGCTCGTCGACGGCACGGTCCGCAAGCTCGACCTCGTCAACGCGATCAGCGACGCGGTCGACGAGAGCATCTCCGACGAGGACATCCTGCGTATCGAGGAGAACGCCTGCCCCACCTGCGGCAGCTGTTCCGGCATGTTCACGGCCAACTCGATGAACTGCCTGACCGAGGTCCTCGGTCTCTCCCTCCCGGGCAACGGCTCGGTCCTCGCCACCCACACAGCCCGCAGGGCGCTGTACGAGGAGGCCGGCCGCACGGTCGTCGACATCACCAAGCGCTACTACGAACAGGACGACGCGACCGTCCTGCCGCGCGCCATCGGCACCCGCGCCGCGTTCGACAACGCCATGGCGCTCGACATCGCCATGGGCGGCTCCACCAACACGATCCTGCACCTGCTCGCCGCGGCGGAGGAGGCGGAGCTCGCCTACGACCTCGACGACATCAACGAGGTCTCGCGCCGCGTCCCCTGCCTGTCCAAGGTCGCCCCCAACGTCGCCCCCGGCGGCACGTACTACATGGAGGACGTCCACCGGGCGGGCGGCATCCCCGCCCTCCTCGGTGAGCTGCACCGCGGCGGACTGCTGAACGAGGACGTGCACTCGGTCCACTCCGCGACCCTCGCCGAGTGGCTGAAGAACTGGGACGTCCGCGGCGGCTCCCCGTCCCCCGAGGCCGTCGAGCTCTGGCACGCGGCCCCCGGCTGCGTCCGCTCCGCGACCGCCTTCTCGCAGTCCGAGCGCTGGGACACCCTCGATCTGGACGCGGCCGGCGGCTGTATCCGCGACCTGGAGCACGCGTACTCCAAGGACGGCGGCCTGGCGGTCCTCAAGGGGAACCTCGCCGAGGACGGCTGTGTCGTGAAGACGGCCGGCGTCGACGAGTCGATCTGGACGTTCGAGGGCCCGGCCGTGGTCTGCGAGTCGCAGGAGGACGCCGTCGACAAGATCCTCCGCAAGGAGATCAAGGAGGGTGACGTCGTCGTCATCCGCTACGAGGGCCCGCGCGGCGGCCCCGGCATGCAGGAGATGCTCTACCCGACCTCGTTCCTGAAGGGCCGCGGCCTCGGCAAGAGCTGCGCACTCGTCACCGACGGCCGGTTCTCCGGCGGCACGTCGGGCCTGTCCATCGGGCACGCCTCGCCCGAGGCGGCGTCCGGCGGCACGATCGCGCTGGTCGAGGACGGCGACCGGATCCGGATCGACATCCCGGGGCGCTCCATCGAACTCCTCGTCCCCGAGGGGGAGCTCGCCACCCGCCGTGCGGCCCTGAACGGCGTGTACGCGCCGAAGAACCGCGAACGCAAGGTCTCGGCGGCCCTGCGCGCCTACGCGGCGATGGCGACGAGCGCGGACCGCGGCGCGGTCCGCGACGTCTCCAAGCTCGGCTGA
- a CDS encoding ABC transporter ATP-binding protein — MMNYSGAAGPAAVEARALTVVRGDRTVLRSLDLTVEPGRITGLLGPSGCGKSTLMRAVVGTQAKVTGALDVLGHPAGHPALRPRVGYVTQAPSVYTDLTVRQNLDYFAAVLRPGRGHGESRRDAVTRAIQDVDLTGHADALAGNLSGGQRSRVSLAVALLGTPELLVLDEPTVGLDPVLRRDLWNLFHTLAADRGTTILVSSHVMDEAERCHRLLLMREGEILAEDTPEALRSRTGSATVEEAFLHLVDEAATSREETTR, encoded by the coding sequence ATGATGAATTACTCGGGCGCCGCGGGTCCGGCAGCCGTCGAGGCCCGCGCACTCACTGTCGTACGCGGGGACCGCACCGTCCTGCGCAGCCTCGACCTCACCGTCGAGCCGGGCAGGATCACCGGCCTCCTGGGCCCCTCGGGCTGCGGCAAGTCCACGCTCATGCGCGCAGTCGTCGGGACCCAGGCCAAGGTCACCGGGGCCCTCGACGTCCTCGGCCACCCCGCCGGCCACCCCGCGCTGCGCCCCCGCGTCGGCTACGTCACCCAGGCCCCGTCGGTCTACACCGACCTCACGGTCCGCCAGAACCTGGACTACTTCGCGGCCGTGCTCCGGCCGGGTCGCGGTCACGGCGAGTCCCGCCGGGACGCGGTCACCCGCGCCATCCAGGACGTCGACCTCACCGGTCACGCCGACGCCCTGGCCGGGAACCTCTCCGGCGGCCAGCGCAGCCGCGTCTCCCTCGCCGTCGCCCTGCTGGGCACACCCGAACTCCTGGTTCTCGACGAACCGACCGTCGGCCTCGACCCCGTGCTCCGGCGGGATCTGTGGAACCTCTTCCACACACTCGCCGCCGACCGGGGCACCACGATCCTCGTCTCCTCGCACGTCATGGACGAGGCCGAGCGGTGCCATCGGCTGCTGCTGATGCGCGAGGGGGAGATCCTCGCCGAGGACACGCCCGAGGCCCTGCGTAGCCGCACCGGCTCCGCCACCGTCGAGGAGGCGTTCCTCCACCTCGTGGACGAAGCCGCCACCAGTCGCGAGGAGACGACACGATGA
- the proC gene encoding pyrroline-5-carboxylate reductase gives MTQTVAVLGTGKIGEALLSGMIRAGWRAPGLLVTTRRSERAEELRTRYGVEAVSNAEAAKAADILILAVKPQDMGTLLGELAPHVTADRLVISAAAGITTAFIEERLTAGTPVVRVMPNTPVLVDEGMSVISAGSHATAEHLAHADAIFGGVGKTLRVPESQQDAATALSGSGPAYFYYLVEAMTDAGILLGLPRAQAHDLIVQAAIGAAIMLRDSGEHPVKLREAVTSPAGTTISAIRELENHGVRAALIAALEAARDRSRELASGNG, from the coding sequence ATGACCCAGACAGTCGCAGTCCTCGGCACAGGAAAGATCGGCGAGGCCCTGCTCAGCGGCATGATCCGGGCCGGCTGGCGGGCACCGGGCCTGCTGGTCACCACCCGCCGCTCGGAGCGGGCCGAGGAGCTCCGTACCCGCTACGGCGTCGAGGCCGTGAGCAACGCGGAGGCGGCGAAGGCCGCCGACATCCTCATCCTCGCGGTCAAGCCCCAGGACATGGGCACCCTCCTGGGCGAACTGGCCCCCCACGTCACCGCCGACCGCCTCGTCATCAGCGCGGCCGCCGGCATCACGACCGCGTTCATCGAGGAACGCCTCACCGCCGGGACCCCGGTCGTACGCGTCATGCCCAACACGCCCGTCCTCGTGGACGAGGGCATGTCCGTCATCTCGGCGGGCAGCCACGCCACCGCCGAGCACCTGGCCCACGCGGACGCCATCTTCGGCGGTGTCGGCAAGACGCTGCGCGTCCCCGAGTCGCAGCAGGACGCGGCGACCGCGCTCTCCGGTTCCGGACCCGCCTACTTCTACTACCTCGTGGAGGCCATGACGGACGCGGGCATCCTGCTGGGCCTGCCCCGGGCACAGGCGCACGATCTGATCGTCCAGGCCGCCATCGGCGCCGCGATCATGCTGCGGGACAGCGGCGAACACCCGGTGAAGCTCCGCGAGGCCGTCACCAGCCCCGCCGGCACCACCATCAGTGCCATCAGGGAACTGGAGAACCACGGCGTACGGGCCGCTCTCATCGCCGCCCTGGAGGCGGCCCGCGACCGCAGCCGCGAGCTGGCCTCCGGAAACGGCTGA
- a CDS encoding SH3 domain-containing protein, with protein sequence MGVGENTGTTDSTATGDEEVTTLAASVVTYAIAPGYRVNVRKGPGTQYGIVRTLPYGMSVPVYCQKPGEWVSGPYGTSNLWDNIASGQFVADAYVHTGSDGYIAPRCD encoded by the coding sequence ATGGGCGTTGGGGAGAACACCGGCACCACCGACAGCACGGCCACGGGCGACGAGGAGGTGACGACGCTCGCCGCGAGCGTCGTCACCTACGCCATCGCCCCCGGCTACCGGGTGAACGTCCGCAAGGGCCCGGGCACGCAGTACGGCATCGTCCGGACGCTGCCGTACGGGATGAGCGTCCCGGTCTACTGCCAGAAGCCGGGGGAGTGGGTGTCCGGTCCGTACGGCACGTCGAACCTCTGGGACAACATCGCCAGCGGTCAGTTTGTGGCGGACGCTTACGTGCACACGGGCAGCGACGGCTACATCGCCCCGCGCTGCGACTGA
- a CDS encoding PQQ-binding-like beta-propeller repeat protein has protein sequence MPPLRGTGSHPEAEHPEYAGQYRLEARLGAGGMGVVHLARSPSGLQLAVKVVHRQHAADPEFRARFRQEVAAARRVSGAFTAPVVDADPTAALPWMATLYVPGPTLSAQVKRNGPMSPAELRRLTAGLAEALRDIHRAGVVHRDLKPSNVLLPDTGPKVIDFGISRPYDSDVRTETGKLIGSPPYMAPEQFQRPREVGPAADVFALGAVLVHAATGRGPFDSDSPYLVAYQVVHDEADLAGVPTDLAPLVGRCLAKDPAERPTPDEIMAALHPPSYEATAFVPAQRRPATVGSAVVGSAVATDRTDESTTHVRAVERLPSGPGTGRTRPTRRRLATAAAVLASLSAGCVWAAGAWGGGPGAADPDGGGAQRPAAFVPWQTPLRSPGGSAPSCSPAGAALYCVAAGFGIARLDPSDGRVLWSRRSGSSGDAELGTVPGGPAYTAVPGGELRAYAPGRGTQAWQADLSAYLDTPFAAGDTLLTADADGTAQGLDAATGASRWRHTVPGHHRPGYALYDDATRLAYLFEDTARGTATLVTAVEPATGRTAWQRRLEGMLTPVGTSGGELLLTSMNEDAQTTGLVRYDPARRSAARVPLPFRMLEPGVVVAGDTAWLLERGGTLLAVDIRPGGGKAERWRLETAVGLTSAPVLGKGGRLYFSAADGRLLAVDAERGTLLGQTRPRLRDGKLGHASSLPAPVVLGRSVVATAPDGSVFAVDADDPAHW, from the coding sequence ATGCCGCCGCTGCGAGGTACCGGATCGCATCCGGAAGCGGAGCATCCGGAGTACGCCGGGCAGTACCGGCTCGAGGCACGTCTCGGTGCGGGCGGCATGGGAGTGGTGCACCTGGCGCGCTCGCCCTCCGGGCTGCAGCTCGCGGTCAAGGTCGTGCACCGGCAGCATGCGGCGGACCCGGAGTTCAGGGCGCGTTTCCGCCAGGAGGTGGCTGCGGCCCGGCGGGTCAGCGGAGCGTTCACCGCACCGGTCGTGGACGCCGACCCGACCGCCGCGCTGCCCTGGATGGCCACCCTTTACGTGCCCGGCCCGACACTCTCCGCGCAGGTGAAACGGAACGGGCCGATGAGCCCCGCTGAGCTGCGCCGGCTCACCGCCGGGCTCGCCGAGGCGCTGCGGGACATCCACCGGGCCGGGGTCGTCCACCGCGACCTGAAGCCGAGCAACGTGCTGCTCCCCGACACCGGGCCCAAGGTCATCGACTTCGGGATCTCCCGGCCGTACGACAGTGACGTCCGCACCGAGACGGGCAAGCTGATCGGCTCGCCCCCGTACATGGCGCCCGAGCAGTTCCAGCGGCCCCGTGAGGTCGGGCCCGCCGCGGACGTGTTCGCGCTGGGGGCGGTGCTGGTGCACGCGGCGACGGGCCGGGGGCCCTTCGACTCGGACAGCCCCTACCTCGTGGCCTACCAGGTGGTGCACGACGAGGCCGATCTGGCGGGCGTACCCACGGACCTCGCCCCGCTCGTCGGACGGTGCCTGGCCAAGGACCCCGCCGAGCGGCCCACCCCTGACGAGATCATGGCGGCGCTGCACCCTCCGTCGTACGAGGCCACCGCGTTCGTACCGGCGCAGCGGCGCCCGGCCACCGTCGGTTCCGCCGTCGTCGGTTCCGCAGTCGCGACGGACAGGACGGACGAGAGCACGACGCATGTCCGGGCGGTGGAGCGACTGCCGTCCGGTCCCGGTACGGGGCGTACCCGCCCCACCCGGCGCCGGCTCGCCACCGCCGCCGCGGTGCTCGCCTCGCTGTCCGCCGGCTGCGTCTGGGCCGCGGGGGCGTGGGGCGGCGGTCCCGGGGCCGCGGACCCGGACGGGGGCGGCGCGCAGCGCCCGGCCGCCTTCGTGCCGTGGCAGACACCTCTGCGGTCCCCGGGCGGCTCGGCACCTTCCTGCTCCCCCGCGGGCGCCGCGCTGTACTGCGTCGCGGCCGGGTTCGGCATTGCGCGGCTGGACCCGTCGGACGGCCGGGTCCTGTGGTCACGCCGCAGCGGATCGTCCGGCGACGCGGAACTGGGCACGGTCCCCGGTGGCCCCGCGTACACCGCCGTGCCCGGCGGAGAGCTCCGGGCCTACGCCCCCGGCCGGGGCACCCAGGCATGGCAGGCGGACCTCTCCGCGTACCTGGACACACCGTTCGCGGCGGGTGACACGCTGTTGACGGCCGACGCGGACGGCACGGCCCAGGGCCTCGACGCGGCGACCGGCGCGTCCCGCTGGCGGCACACGGTTCCGGGGCACCACCGGCCCGGTTACGCGCTGTACGACGACGCCACGCGGCTCGCGTACCTCTTCGAGGACACCGCCCGGGGAACGGCCACGCTCGTCACGGCGGTCGAGCCGGCAACCGGGCGCACCGCCTGGCAGCGCCGCCTGGAGGGGATGCTCACCCCGGTGGGGACGTCCGGCGGGGAGCTCCTGCTGACGTCCATGAACGAAGACGCGCAGACCACGGGGCTGGTGCGCTACGACCCGGCGCGACGGAGCGCGGCACGGGTACCGCTGCCCTTCCGGATGCTCGAACCGGGGGTCGTGGTCGCCGGGGACACCGCCTGGCTGCTGGAGCGCGGCGGGACACTGCTGGCCGTGGACATCCGGCCCGGCGGTGGGAAGGCCGAGCGGTGGCGGCTGGAGACGGCCGTCGGCCTGACCTCCGCGCCGGTCCTCGGGAAGGGCGGCCGCCTGTACTTCTCGGCTGCCGACGGACGGCTGCTGGCCGTCGACGCGGAGCGCGGCACCCTGCTGGGGCAGACGCGGCCGCGGCTGCGGGACGGGAAGCTCGGCCACGCCTCGTCCCTGCCCGCCCCCGTGGTCCTCGGACGGAGTGTCGTCGCGACCGCCCCGGACGGGTCCGTCTTCGCCGTGGACGCGGACGACCCCGCCCACTGGTGA
- a CDS encoding ABC transporter permease — protein sequence MSAAATSVSPARTLATAARVLRQLRHDPRTVALLLIIPLSMITLLRFVFDASPRTFDSIGASLLGIFPLITMFLVTSIATLRERTSGTLERLLAMPLRKGDLIAGYALAFGAVAVVQSVLATALSVWVLGLDVTGSPWLLLLVALLDALLGTALGLFVSAFAASEFQAVQFMPAVIFPQLLLCGLFTPRDRMHPVLEAISNVLPMSYAVDGMNQVLTHTDVTADFSRDILVVAGCALLVLCLGAVTLRRRTS from the coding sequence ATGAGCGCCGCAGCCACATCCGTGAGCCCCGCCCGCACCCTGGCCACCGCCGCCCGCGTCCTGCGACAGCTCCGCCACGACCCCCGCACCGTCGCGCTGCTGCTGATCATCCCCTTGTCGATGATCACGCTGCTGCGCTTCGTCTTCGACGCCAGTCCGCGCACCTTCGACTCCATCGGTGCGTCCCTGCTGGGGATCTTCCCGTTGATCACCATGTTCCTGGTGACCTCGATCGCCACCCTGCGCGAACGCACCTCGGGCACGCTGGAACGCCTCCTGGCCATGCCCCTGCGCAAGGGCGACCTGATCGCCGGTTACGCGCTGGCGTTCGGCGCAGTCGCCGTCGTCCAGTCGGTCCTGGCCACCGCCCTGTCCGTGTGGGTGCTCGGACTGGACGTCACCGGATCGCCCTGGCTCCTCCTGCTGGTCGCCCTGCTCGACGCACTCCTGGGCACCGCGCTCGGCCTGTTCGTCTCGGCGTTCGCCGCTTCCGAGTTCCAGGCGGTCCAGTTCATGCCGGCCGTGATCTTCCCGCAGCTGCTCCTGTGCGGCCTGTTCACCCCGCGCGACCGGATGCACCCCGTCCTCGAGGCGATCTCGAACGTCCTTCCCATGTCGTACGCGGTCGACGGCATGAACCAAGTCCTCACCCACACGGACGTCACCGCCGACTTCTCCCGCGACATCCTGGTCGTCGCGGGCTGCGCCCTGCTCGTCCTCTGCCTCGGAGCGGTCACCCTCCGCCGCCGCACCAGCTGA